Proteins co-encoded in one Haloarcula pelagica genomic window:
- a CDS encoding twin-arginine translocase subunit TatC, which produces MPDGDDSDEERGPTEPMLSDDDTDRLPEADREGALPSDEDGDRPVGADGGPADAPVGGDEATAGAHARPAEPATPLFERDPDDVVAATPADVPTDWGMPASPTAHTSYGGENVPTPGDSTPAPDPDADFDYGEEGAPDDQEMPLADHVEEMAMRLFVVVGVMAVVTVLALPSSDQLINFLWYSFLDGPAEACGQFVANAQPGGESTVAGADCPHVYSPLALILARLKVSSLVGLIVALPVFVYETYLFMRPGLYPTERRYYLAAVPTSLVLATIGVAFAYFLVLRAMFDYFITYSDRAADLAFGLGETFNLIILMLGFFAIVFQIPLFVMLAIMMGVTTRQWLEDRRLYFWGGFAAIAFVFSPDPTGMAPLMVAVTMIGLFEGTLLLLRWTQESSPIPTAEEAAAQRPLAWVVAGLAGYVLSPAPVPTGYYQQLPTAVTSALDSVGLAPPLLVGGSAIVAFELLAYVNKNYIVNIRVWRTLRRVRLPVWGTAIVVGYLSSADPTLFRLVNQVSLTPTAAVAVTGVLVIAFEAAILAGKRRGAATDE; this is translated from the coding sequence ATGCCGGACGGCGACGACAGCGACGAAGAGCGTGGGCCCACAGAGCCGATGCTGTCCGACGACGACACGGACAGGCTCCCCGAAGCCGACAGAGAGGGAGCGCTGCCGTCCGACGAGGACGGAGACAGGCCGGTCGGTGCCGACGGCGGCCCGGCCGACGCCCCGGTCGGCGGCGACGAGGCGACCGCCGGAGCACACGCGCGGCCGGCCGAGCCGGCGACGCCGCTGTTCGAGCGCGACCCCGACGACGTGGTCGCCGCGACGCCGGCCGACGTGCCGACCGACTGGGGGATGCCCGCCTCGCCGACGGCCCACACTTCCTACGGCGGCGAGAACGTCCCGACGCCGGGCGACAGTACGCCCGCCCCGGACCCCGACGCGGACTTCGACTACGGCGAGGAGGGCGCGCCCGACGACCAGGAGATGCCCCTGGCCGACCACGTCGAGGAGATGGCGATGCGGCTGTTCGTCGTCGTCGGCGTGATGGCCGTCGTCACCGTCCTCGCGCTCCCCTCCTCGGACCAGTTGATCAACTTCCTGTGGTACTCCTTCCTGGACGGCCCCGCCGAGGCCTGTGGCCAGTTCGTGGCCAACGCCCAACCCGGCGGTGAGAGCACCGTCGCCGGCGCCGACTGTCCGCACGTCTACAGCCCGCTCGCGCTGATCCTCGCCCGCCTGAAGGTCTCGTCGCTTGTGGGCCTGATCGTCGCGCTGCCGGTGTTCGTCTACGAGACGTACCTGTTCATGCGGCCGGGGCTGTACCCCACGGAACGGCGGTACTACCTCGCGGCGGTGCCGACCAGCCTCGTGCTCGCGACCATCGGCGTCGCCTTCGCGTACTTCCTCGTCCTGCGGGCGATGTTCGACTACTTCATCACCTACTCGGATCGGGCCGCCGACCTCGCGTTCGGCCTGGGCGAGACGTTCAACCTCATCATCCTGATGCTCGGGTTCTTCGCCATCGTCTTCCAGATCCCGCTGTTCGTGATGCTGGCGATCATGATGGGGGTCACGACCCGCCAGTGGCTCGAAGACCGGCGGCTGTACTTCTGGGGTGGGTTCGCCGCCATCGCGTTCGTCTTCAGCCCCGACCCGACCGGGATGGCGCCGCTGATGGTCGCCGTGACGATGATCGGCCTGTTCGAGGGGACGCTCCTGCTCCTGCGCTGGACCCAGGAGAGTTCGCCCATCCCGACCGCCGAGGAGGCCGCGGCACAGCGCCCGCTCGCCTGGGTCGTCGCCGGCCTGGCCGGCTACGTCCTCAGCCCGGCACCGGTGCCGACGGGCTACTACCAGCAACTCCCGACGGCGGTCACCAGCGCGCTCGACAGCGTCGGCCTCGCACCGCCCCTGCTCGTGGGTGGGAGCGCCATCGTGGCCTTCGAACTGCTGGCGTACGTCAACAAGAACTACATCGTCAACATCCGCGTCTGGCGGACGCTGCGCCGCGTTCGGCTCCCGGTCTGGGGGACAGCCATCGTCGTCGGCTACCTCTCCAGTGCCGACCCGACGCTGTTCCGCCTGGTCAACCAGGTGAGCCTG
- a CDS encoding twin-arginine translocase subunit TatC, whose translation MASAIDEDTVKTVQSGRATLGAMLSSAQTHLQKVFIVFVVGMIGTIMGLQYGVWDRLRQDLLYSQMDLTTQEATSIVAVTPFDVILLQVKIGAVVGILMSLPLLIYFGRDGLRRRGWWPAEHIPAWKLLSFVTISLVLFAAGVAYAYELFFPIMFNFLAGDAFDAGFTPQYSIVKWFQFVFMLAVSFGLAAQLPLLMTVLSYTEIVPYETFRDKWRYAVMGIFAFGALFSPPDPFTQIMWAAPLCGLYGISLALAKVAVLFRRSSELVSTREVGLSNWNTILGGSLLSGAAMYYLLSSPAFQYVQAAEAFAAQYSTRLTGNVQPPALFGLSVEGTATLFGVLFGLVGGIAVLYVHVLRALSARTVPDRHGDPTAIDVDELNAEAIKVAPPEVFEEMTEQEALGHADTALSEGDEEKAQLVLDRWDMANEDDGEGEAADTEGEAEEDDVVTSTTAGMLNAFTEDETTEDDVGGYYYDLQFIFSSIASKSFWILGVFGAVMGAAFLFLYQGGIGEIQRTFVSRLPAEMADDVGIVTLHPVEHLVFIVKFSTIVGAVAVIPVLLYFAWPALRERGFVVGNRNILAVWGGTLFGALIGGSLLGFLYFAPLTISAIAYDQLQANMVIAYRVSKFGWLVFFLTVGIGLLAEIPVTMFLFHKGGIVPFETMYTRWREVVIAIVAVSAIFSPNGIFTMFIVGIPTALAYLFGLGVLWVYTLGGRRTSERRSEPAD comes from the coding sequence ATGGCGAGCGCGATCGACGAGGATACCGTCAAAACGGTCCAGAGCGGCCGTGCCACACTGGGGGCGATGCTCAGTAGCGCCCAGACACACCTCCAGAAGGTGTTTATCGTCTTCGTCGTCGGGATGATCGGGACGATCATGGGGCTCCAGTACGGCGTCTGGGACCGCCTGCGCCAGGACCTCCTGTACTCCCAGATGGACCTGACCACACAGGAGGCGACCAGCATCGTCGCCGTCACTCCCTTCGACGTGATCCTGCTCCAGGTGAAGATCGGTGCCGTCGTCGGGATCCTCATGTCGCTGCCGCTTTTGATCTATTTCGGCCGTGACGGACTCCGCCGCCGTGGGTGGTGGCCGGCCGAACACATCCCCGCCTGGAAGCTCCTGTCGTTCGTGACGATCAGCCTCGTCCTGTTCGCCGCCGGCGTCGCCTACGCCTACGAACTGTTCTTCCCGATCATGTTCAACTTCCTGGCGGGCGACGCCTTCGACGCCGGGTTCACGCCGCAGTACTCCATCGTCAAGTGGTTCCAGTTCGTCTTCATGTTGGCCGTCTCTTTCGGCCTGGCAGCGCAACTGCCGCTGTTGATGACGGTCCTCTCCTACACCGAGATCGTCCCCTACGAGACGTTCCGGGACAAGTGGCGCTACGCGGTCATGGGGATCTTCGCCTTCGGCGCGCTGTTCTCGCCGCCGGACCCGTTCACCCAGATCATGTGGGCCGCGCCGCTGTGTGGCCTCTACGGCATCAGCCTCGCGCTGGCGAAGGTCGCGGTCCTGTTCCGACGGTCCAGCGAACTCGTCAGCACCCGCGAGGTCGGGCTCTCGAACTGGAACACGATCCTGGGCGGGAGCCTCCTGTCGGGGGCCGCGATGTACTACCTGCTGTCCTCGCCGGCCTTCCAGTACGTCCAGGCCGCCGAGGCGTTCGCCGCCCAGTACTCGACACGGCTGACCGGGAACGTCCAGCCGCCGGCGCTGTTTGGCCTCTCGGTCGAGGGGACCGCGACACTGTTTGGCGTCCTGTTCGGCCTCGTCGGCGGGATCGCCGTCCTCTACGTCCACGTCCTGCGGGCGCTGTCGGCCCGGACGGTACCGGACCGACACGGCGACCCGACCGCGATCGATGTGGACGAACTCAACGCGGAGGCGATCAAGGTCGCGCCGCCGGAAGTCTTCGAGGAGATGACCGAACAGGAGGCCCTGGGCCACGCCGACACGGCGCTGTCCGAGGGCGACGAGGAGAAGGCCCAGCTCGTCCTCGATCGCTGGGACATGGCGAACGAGGACGACGGCGAGGGCGAGGCCGCCGACACCGAGGGCGAGGCCGAGGAGGACGACGTGGTCACCTCGACCACGGCGGGGATGCTCAACGCCTTCACCGAAGACGAGACCACCGAGGACGACGTGGGCGGGTACTACTACGACCTGCAGTTCATCTTCAGCTCGATCGCCTCGAAGTCGTTCTGGATCCTGGGGGTCTTCGGTGCCGTGATGGGCGCTGCCTTCCTGTTTCTCTACCAGGGCGGGATCGGTGAGATCCAGCGCACCTTCGTCAGCCGGCTCCCGGCGGAGATGGCAGACGACGTGGGGATCGTCACGCTACACCCGGTCGAGCACCTCGTCTTCATCGTGAAGTTCTCGACGATCGTCGGGGCCGTCGCGGTGATCCCCGTCCTGCTGTACTTCGCGTGGCCGGCGCTGCGCGAGCGGGGCTTCGTCGTCGGGAACCGCAACATCCTGGCGGTCTGGGGCGGGACGCTGTTTGGCGCGCTCATCGGCGGGAGCCTGCTCGGGTTCCTCTACTTCGCGCCGCTGACGATCTCGGCGATCGCCTACGACCAGTTGCAGGCCAACATGGTGATCGCCTACCGGGTTAGCAAGTTCGGCTGGCTCGTGTTCTTCCTCACCGTCGGGATCGGGCTGCTGGCCGAGATCCCGGTGACGATGTTCCTGTTCCACAAGGGCGGGATCGTCCCCTTCGAGACGATGTACACTCGCTGGCGGGAGGTCGTCATCGCCATCGTCGCCGTCTCGGCGATCTTCTCGCCAAACGGCATCTTCACCATGTTCATCGTCGGCATCCCGACGGCACTGGCGTACCTGTTCGGACTGGGCGTTCTGTGGGTGTACACGCTCGGTGGCCGACGGACCTCCGAACGGCGGAGCGAACCGGCCGACTGA
- a CDS encoding type II toxin-antitoxin system ParD family antitoxin yields the protein MPKISVEMPAELLDDLDEHVGDDGKFVNRSDAIRASVRKTLDVLDDIDARHGRLDDDE from the coding sequence ATGCCCAAGATAAGCGTCGAGATGCCCGCGGAGTTGTTGGACGATCTAGACGAACACGTCGGCGACGACGGGAAGTTCGTCAACCGGAGCGACGCGATCCGTGCCTCGGTCCGGAAGACACTCGACGTACTGGACGACATCGACGCTCGCCACGGCCGCCTGGACGATGACGAGTGA
- a CDS encoding queuosine precursor transporter translates to MTSEDGSPARVALIGLFVTALVVAQVTASKLLAFGLPFGVPLAGETLVLPGAALAYALTFFASDCYAELYGRRAATVLVNVGFAMNFVLLGLVWSTIFAPGLPAAAQPVDPAAFRSVLGASTGIVVASLAAYVVSQNWDVFVFHAIRRRTGPKQLWLRNIGSTATSQLLDTIIFISVGFVVFQGVPPSEALALIVGQYLLKLAIAVVDTPFVYAVVGLVRQREFGSASVVQ, encoded by the coding sequence ATGACGAGTGAGGACGGCTCGCCGGCACGGGTCGCGCTGATCGGCCTGTTCGTGACGGCGCTGGTCGTCGCGCAGGTCACCGCCTCGAAACTGCTCGCGTTCGGGCTGCCCTTCGGGGTCCCGCTGGCCGGCGAGACGCTCGTGCTCCCCGGGGCGGCGCTCGCCTACGCACTGACGTTCTTCGCCTCGGACTGCTACGCTGAACTGTACGGCCGGCGGGCGGCCACGGTGCTGGTCAACGTCGGCTTCGCGATGAACTTCGTCCTGCTGGGGCTGGTCTGGAGCACTATCTTCGCGCCGGGGCTGCCGGCGGCCGCACAGCCGGTCGATCCGGCGGCGTTCCGGTCGGTGCTTGGCGCCAGCACCGGCATCGTCGTCGCCAGCCTGGCGGCCTACGTCGTCAGCCAGAACTGGGACGTGTTCGTCTTCCACGCCATCCGCCGGCGGACCGGCCCGAAACAGCTCTGGCTCCGGAACATCGGCTCGACGGCCACGAGCCAGTTGCTGGACACGATCATCTTCATCTCGGTCGGCTTCGTCGTCTTCCAGGGGGTCCCGCCCAGCGAGGCGCTGGCGCTGATCGTCGGCCAGTACCTGCTGAAACTCGCCATCGCGGTGGTCGATACGCCCTTCGTCTACGCCGTCGTCGGCCTCGTCCGGCAGCGAGAGTTCGGCTCGGCCTCGGTCGTCCAGTAG
- a CDS encoding 23S rRNA (uridine(2552)-2'-O)-methyltransferase — protein MSGKDDYYNRAKQEGYRARSAYKLQQLDETAGLLGEGRTVVDLGAAPGGWLQVAAERVGERGTVVGVDRQRIDPLDDPDPSVEYVRGDMTDDSTKAEIREVVGADDGQGGPVDVVLSDMAPNMTGEYDLDHARSVHLVRQAFDVATDLLDAGGDFAAKVFDGQDLDDLIADIEPEFEYVREVRPDASRDSSSELYLVAKHRLTAPVREGDVVEVTIEDIGEEGDGIAKVENFTVFVSGVEDGQTLDVRIDDVKPRYAFAQPTE, from the coding sequence ATGTCTGGCAAAGACGACTACTACAACAGAGCGAAACAGGAGGGGTACCGCGCCCGCTCGGCCTACAAGCTCCAGCAGCTCGACGAGACCGCCGGACTGCTGGGCGAGGGCCGGACTGTCGTCGACCTCGGGGCGGCGCCCGGCGGCTGGCTCCAGGTCGCGGCCGAGCGCGTCGGCGAGCGGGGCACCGTCGTCGGCGTCGACCGCCAGCGCATCGACCCACTGGACGACCCCGATCCGTCCGTCGAGTACGTCCGCGGGGACATGACCGACGACAGCACGAAAGCCGAGATCCGCGAGGTCGTCGGGGCTGACGACGGCCAGGGCGGCCCGGTCGACGTGGTCCTCTCGGACATGGCGCCCAACATGACCGGCGAGTACGACCTCGATCACGCCCGTTCGGTCCACCTCGTCCGGCAGGCCTTCGACGTGGCGACCGACCTGCTCGACGCCGGCGGGGACTTCGCCGCGAAAGTGTTCGACGGCCAGGACCTGGACGACCTGATCGCCGACATCGAACCGGAGTTCGAGTACGTCCGCGAGGTCCGCCCCGACGCCTCCCGGGACTCCTCCTCGGAGCTGTATCTGGTGGCGAAACACCGCCTGACAGCGCCGGTCCGGGAGGGCGACGTGGTCGAGGTCACCATCGAGGACATCGGCGAGGAGGGCGACGGCATCGCCAAGGTCGAGAACTTCACCGTCTTCGTCAGCGGCGTTGAGGACGGCCAGACCCTCGACGTGCGCATCGACGACGTGAAACCGCGCTACGCGTTCGCCCAGCCCACCGAGTAG
- a CDS encoding helix-turn-helix domain-containing protein has translation MQEITQFQHTDETRANRAAGEIDKLFDIMSNSRRRAVFHYLKQGDRTAVEISEVSRQLAAWECEIEPEQVSYNDRHSIHTSLRQFHLPKMEEGGLVELNDQGTCVTLTEAANQMDIYVETVSEEEVPWSTYFLSLSAVLGIGIAAATLGVQPLALLPAQEWLVVESIAFAVSSLVFWSSQQEDLLGAGNAPPLFSEQ, from the coding sequence ATGCAAGAGATTACACAGTTCCAACACACGGACGAAACGAGGGCAAACAGGGCGGCCGGAGAGATCGACAAACTGTTCGATATCATGAGCAACAGCCGGCGACGTGCGGTGTTCCACTATCTCAAACAGGGTGACAGAACCGCCGTCGAGATCAGCGAGGTCTCCAGGCAACTGGCTGCCTGGGAGTGCGAGATCGAGCCCGAACAGGTCTCCTACAACGACCGTCACTCGATCCACACCTCGCTCCGGCAGTTCCACCTCCCGAAGATGGAAGAGGGCGGCCTCGTCGAACTCAACGACCAGGGTACCTGTGTCACCCTCACCGAGGCCGCCAACCAGATGGACATCTACGTCGAGACCGTCTCTGAAGAGGAGGTCCCGTGGTCGACGTATTTCCTCTCGCTGTCGGCCGTCCTGGGGATCGGGATCGCGGCGGCGACCCTCGGCGTCCAGCCACTGGCCCTGTTACCGGCCCAGGAGTGGCTCGTCGTGGAGTCTATCGCCTTCGCCGTCTCTTCGCTCGTGTTCTGGTCCAGCCAACAGGAAGATCTCCTGGGGGCCGGCAACGCTCCCCCACTATTTTCGGAGCAGTGA
- a CDS encoding S26 family signal peptidase, with translation MSIQEGITNAAETVLVLVVLALLVGQLLGQPVLLGFVRTGSMDPALEPDDGFVAIPSALTGPPEPGDVIVFEAEEIQDGGLTTHRVVGTTEDGYITRGDANAITDQTAGEPPVGDHQVVAEVLQINGWVVAIPGLGAGIGVVGDAVQGAQLTLARWSGTELFLGTEGLLTIVAAAAFGYLGFDSVYGTRDERDRDTDRSRSQGLDPRILVAACALVLAVGLTVPTVVQGGTTETEIISSSFDSERADIVPAGESTTRTRQLRNPSYLPNVVYLVPGDGVGVSDRVVRVPPQSRREVTVTLHAPADTGSYQRLLTTHRYVAVLPASLLTELHGEHPWLPAIGTLGAIVVPFYLIGSSIIGRSRLRRRRRERSQPTDGLVGRFR, from the coding sequence ATGTCGATACAGGAGGGGATCACGAACGCAGCCGAGACGGTACTCGTACTCGTCGTCTTAGCGTTGCTTGTCGGGCAACTGCTCGGACAACCCGTCCTGCTCGGGTTCGTTCGGACCGGGAGCATGGATCCGGCGCTCGAACCAGACGACGGGTTCGTCGCGATCCCCAGCGCGCTCACCGGACCACCGGAGCCGGGCGACGTGATCGTCTTCGAGGCCGAGGAGATTCAGGATGGTGGGTTGACCACACACCGGGTCGTCGGGACCACCGAGGACGGGTACATCACCAGAGGGGACGCGAACGCGATCACCGATCAGACGGCCGGTGAGCCGCCGGTGGGGGACCACCAGGTTGTCGCGGAGGTGCTCCAGATCAACGGTTGGGTGGTCGCAATCCCCGGACTCGGTGCCGGTATCGGTGTGGTCGGAGACGCGGTCCAGGGGGCCCAGTTGACACTCGCTCGCTGGTCCGGTACCGAGCTGTTTCTGGGAACGGAAGGGTTGTTGACGATAGTCGCAGCGGCAGCGTTCGGGTACCTCGGATTCGACAGCGTCTACGGCACACGCGACGAGCGGGACCGTGACACGGATCGGAGCCGCTCGCAGGGGCTGGATCCGCGGATACTCGTCGCCGCCTGTGCGCTCGTCCTGGCGGTCGGGTTGACGGTCCCGACAGTCGTCCAGGGCGGCACGACGGAGACGGAGATCATCAGTTCGAGCTTCGACTCCGAACGGGCGGACATCGTCCCTGCCGGGGAGTCGACGACCCGGACGCGACAGCTCAGGAACCCGAGTTACCTCCCGAACGTCGTCTATCTCGTCCCCGGCGACGGGGTCGGCGTGTCGGATCGGGTCGTCCGGGTTCCGCCACAGAGTCGCCGTGAGGTCACTGTCACACTGCACGCACCGGCCGATACCGGCAGTTACCAGCGGCTGCTCACCACACACCGGTACGTTGCAGTACTCCCGGCATCGCTGCTGACCGAACTCCACGGCGAGCACCCGTGGCTTCCGGCGATCGGCACGCTCGGCGCGATCGTCGTCCCGTTCTATCTGATCGGGAGCAGCATCATCGGCAGAAGTCGCCTCCGTCGCCGACGGCGGGAGAGATCGCAACCGACGGACGGTCTAGTGGGCCGCTTCCGATAG
- the nirK gene encoding copper-containing nitrite reductase produces the protein MSSIPTATRRRVLQALGVSTAAVAGCAQAPGTDEEPTAERTTPVEPAMNQAKPTDVDRIAADPTDIPDPISRSEPTTHSVEMTTKEQVAEVEPGVTYTYMTFDGQVPGPMIRVRRGDTVELTVTNEESNSMPHNIDLHAVRGTGGGAEASMVTPGQTKTFRFKATYPGAFIYHCAVPNMDMHISSGMFGMILVEPKDGLPEVDHEFYFGQHELYTKGEAGEEGHHDFDIESMKAEDPTYVLMNGEKYAITPDRYGSPSIGTGETARVYFVTGGPNLDSSFHPIGSVWDEVWQQGAVASAPNKFVQTTPVKPGSCAIATLHAEVPGPIKLVDHALSRVARKGMLAVINREGPKNPEVFEPEA, from the coding sequence ATGTCATCCATCCCGACGGCGACGCGGCGCCGGGTGCTCCAGGCGCTCGGTGTCAGCACCGCAGCGGTCGCCGGCTGTGCCCAGGCACCCGGCACCGACGAGGAACCGACCGCCGAACGCACCACGCCTGTCGAGCCAGCCATGAACCAAGCCAAACCCACCGACGTTGACCGTATCGCCGCGGACCCGACCGACATCCCCGACCCGATCAGCCGGTCGGAGCCGACGACCCACTCGGTCGAGATGACGACCAAAGAGCAGGTCGCCGAGGTCGAACCGGGGGTCACGTACACGTACATGACCTTCGACGGCCAGGTGCCGGGACCGATGATCCGGGTTCGCCGTGGCGACACCGTCGAGTTGACCGTCACCAACGAGGAGAGCAACTCGATGCCCCACAACATCGACCTCCACGCGGTCCGGGGGACCGGCGGCGGCGCGGAGGCCTCGATGGTGACGCCGGGCCAGACCAAGACCTTCCGGTTCAAGGCCACCTACCCCGGGGCGTTCATCTACCACTGTGCGGTCCCGAACATGGACATGCACATCTCCTCGGGGATGTTCGGCATGATCCTCGTCGAGCCCAAAGACGGGCTGCCCGAGGTCGACCACGAGTTCTACTTCGGCCAGCACGAACTGTACACCAAAGGCGAGGCCGGAGAGGAGGGCCACCACGACTTCGACATCGAGTCGATGAAAGCCGAGGACCCGACCTACGTCCTGATGAACGGTGAGAAGTACGCTATCACGCCCGACCGGTACGGCTCGCCGTCGATAGGGACCGGCGAGACCGCACGGGTGTACTTCGTCACCGGCGGGCCGAACCTCGATTCGAGCTTCCACCCCATCGGCTCGGTGTGGGACGAGGTCTGGCAACAGGGCGCCGTCGCCAGTGCGCCCAACAAGTTCGTCCAGACGACGCCCGTCAAACCGGGCTCGTGTGCCATCGCGACGCTGCACGCCGAGGTGCCCGGACCGATCAAGCTCGTCGACCACGCGCTCTCGCGGGTCGCTCGCAAGGGGATGCTCGCGGTCATCAACCGCGAGGGCCCCAAGAACCCCGAGGTGTTCGAACCGGAGGCCTGA
- a CDS encoding DNA polymerase sliding clamp, producing the protein MFNAIVSADTLQAALDSVSVLVDECKIHLEDDGLEIRAVDPANVGMVDLRLDAAAFESYETDGGIIGVNLSRLEDIAGMADAGQLVHLELDEETRKLHIAIDGLEYTLALIDPDSIRQEPDLPDLDLSAHIVIEGRDIDRAVTAADMVSDHIALGVDTTDEVFYVDAEGDTDDVHLELTQEDLIDLTVGNAHSLFSLDYLKNMNKAIPKDAEVEMELGEEFPVKMHFNFAEGNGRVTYMLAPRIQSE; encoded by the coding sequence ATGTTCAACGCCATCGTGAGCGCAGACACGCTCCAGGCGGCTCTCGACTCGGTGAGCGTGCTGGTGGACGAGTGCAAGATCCACCTGGAGGACGACGGGCTGGAAATCCGGGCGGTCGACCCCGCGAACGTCGGGATGGTCGATCTGCGACTGGACGCGGCGGCCTTCGAGTCCTACGAGACGGACGGGGGGATCATCGGCGTGAACCTCTCGCGGCTCGAAGACATCGCGGGGATGGCCGACGCCGGCCAGCTCGTCCACCTCGAACTCGACGAGGAGACACGCAAGCTCCACATCGCCATCGACGGCCTGGAGTACACGCTGGCGCTGATCGACCCCGACTCGATCCGCCAGGAGCCCGACCTCCCCGACCTGGACCTCTCGGCCCACATCGTCATCGAGGGCCGTGACATCGACCGTGCCGTCACCGCGGCGGACATGGTCAGCGACCACATCGCGCTGGGGGTCGACACGACCGACGAGGTGTTCTACGTCGACGCCGAGGGCGACACCGACGACGTACACCTCGAACTCACTCAGGAGGATCTCATCGATCTGACCGTCGGGAACGCCCACTCGCTGTTCTCGCTGGACTATCTGAAAAACATGAACAAAGCCATCCCCAAAGACGCCGAAGTGGAGATGGAACTGGGCGAGGAGTTCCCCGTCAAGATGCACTTCAACTTCGCCGAGGGCAACGGCCGGGTCACCTACATGCTCGCGCCGCGTATCCAGAGCGAGTAG
- a CDS encoding DUF7139 domain-containing protein codes for MENLGDAYGGRRWNGRDPRRIAAGVVLGVAGVGALVTAILVVTTSLSAVLGVTDVRAAEKLAGVLGGLGIPALFLSVVAVLPSSRRQQLGVVLGSAGCLVGIGLFVRAYPARWTNGAETLAFETTMAYFLGCCLALWFVLTAMASFRIRNTPGGTVRLELKHEGGTETVQVSPEEYKRYARAVRGDGGETEQVVQELRSRTDDDR; via the coding sequence ATGGAGAATCTCGGGGATGCGTACGGAGGACGCCGCTGGAACGGCCGGGACCCGCGGCGGATCGCCGCCGGGGTCGTCCTCGGGGTCGCCGGCGTCGGCGCGCTCGTGACTGCGATCCTCGTCGTGACCACATCGCTGTCGGCGGTGCTGGGGGTCACCGATGTCCGGGCTGCCGAGAAACTCGCCGGCGTTCTGGGCGGGCTTGGCATCCCGGCGCTGTTCCTCTCGGTCGTCGCCGTCCTCCCCTCGTCGCGCCGCCAGCAACTCGGCGTCGTCCTCGGGAGCGCCGGCTGTCTGGTCGGGATCGGCCTGTTCGTCCGGGCGTACCCGGCCCGCTGGACGAACGGAGCCGAGACGCTGGCCTTCGAGACGACGATGGCGTACTTTCTGGGATGCTGTCTCGCGCTGTGGTTCGTCCTCACGGCGATGGCGAGTTTCCGGATCCGCAACACCCCCGGCGGGACGGTCCGCCTGGAGCTGAAACACGAGGGCGGCACCGAGACGGTGCAGGTCTCCCCCGAGGAGTACAAACGCTACGCCCGGGCGGTTCGGGGCGACGGCGGCGAGACCGAGCAGGTCGTTCAGGAACTCCGGTCCCGGACCGACGACGACCGCTGA
- the hjc gene encoding Holliday junction resolvase Hjc, with product MANSNAKGDRRERELVNELDEAGFAVMRAPASGSATERELPDVLTGDGETFYAIEAKSSAGDPIYLTGEEVEALLFFARNFGAKPRIGVRFDREDWYFFHPGDLYTTDGGNYRVKKEKAIAEGTDFEEFVGHSEKVTLDAVGDEGPDQATLDILAAFERGDLSTEEAAEMLD from the coding sequence ATGGCAAACTCGAACGCGAAGGGTGACCGCCGCGAGCGGGAACTCGTCAACGAACTCGACGAGGCCGGCTTCGCGGTGATGCGGGCGCCTGCGAGCGGCAGCGCCACCGAGCGCGAACTGCCGGACGTGTTGACCGGCGACGGGGAGACGTTCTACGCTATCGAGGCCAAGTCCAGCGCCGGCGACCCCATCTATCTCACCGGCGAGGAGGTCGAGGCGCTGCTCTTTTTCGCGCGGAACTTCGGCGCCAAACCCCGCATCGGCGTCCGCTTCGACCGCGAGGACTGGTACTTCTTCCATCCGGGCGACCTCTACACGACCGACGGCGGGAACTACCGCGTCAAGAAGGAGAAGGCGATCGCCGAGGGCACCGACTTCGAGGAGTTCGTCGGCCACTCCGAGAAGGTCACGCTCGACGCTGTCGGGGATGAGGGCCCCGATCAGGCGACACTCGACATCCTCGCGGCGTTCGAGCGCGGCGACCTCTCGACGGAAGAGGCGGCCGAGATGCTCGACTGA